TCGCAGATATTGAAGGCATCGATAACGACAAGGGACTGATTTTCGGTGTTCCTACTGTACTTCCGGGCTCATGGGGTTCACACTTAGGTGTAATAAGTCTCGACCTCGCCTATGACTGGAATACGGGAGAGTGGGAAGTGTTAGATGGTTCGGCAGCTCTTGTTCCCGTAGACGCCGATGTCGAAACTCATCCTCTTCTGGCTGAACTCGTTGGGCCGAAGCACGAAGCGACGATTGAATATGTAAGAACTCCCATCGGCTGGACCGATACTGAGATAACGTCTTACTTCTCAAGAATAATGGACAATCCTGTCACTCAGATCATAAACGAAGCTCAAATATGGTGGGCGGAGCGTGAATTTGCCGGTTCCGAATACGAGTGGCTCCCAATTCTCAGCGCTGCTGCTCCATTCATTGCCGGCAGACAGGGACCATCTTATTTCACGCATGTACAGGGCGATATTTCTATCGGATCCATCACCGATATCTACATATATCCAAATACCGTCTATGTGGCAAAACTCAATGGTGAACAGATAAAAGACTGGCTCGAGGCGGCCGCAAGTAACTTCAATCAGATCGACCCGTCGTCTGCAGAGCCGCAACATATTGTCAACTACGACTTCAGGGAATATAACTTCGATGTGATTGAGGGAATAGAATACGTTTATGATATTACTAAACCCGTGGGTCAACGGCTGGTCTCTGCCGTTTTCGAAGGGAACCCGCTCGATGCGAGCATGGAGTTTATTGTTGTCACCAATAACTACAGAGGAAGCGGTGGAGGAAACTTCCCACATGTGGCCGATAACGTTATACTTGCCACAACGGAGATAAACCGTGAGGCAATAATAAAGTACATACAATATATAGGTGAAGTGGATCCTGCCCCCACAAACAACTGGAAGATTCTTCCCGTCGAGACCGCCGGCCCTCTTCTCTATCGATCTTCTCCAGACGGTCAGGGATACGTTGAGAGGAATGCAATCCGCGGAATAGAGTTATTAGAAGTTGATGAGGCAGGATGGGGAGTCTACGAAGTAGATTTGGTGGAACTCTCTGAATATCTGGAAGAGGCAGCTCTGCAGGAAGTCAATTAGCTTGCTTTCTGAGTAAAGGGCCCCGAGAAAGGGGCCCTTCTTATTTATCTTTCCGCTGCGTTTGGTCCGAAATCATTTTCTGTCAGCCGGCTTTCAATTTCTGTTAGAGAGAGACGCTTTCCAGCTCCGAAAGAAAGTAGTTTTTGTCCTGTTCATCGGTAATAAGGTTGGCCGCTTCTCTCGCAAGCTGTAAGTTTTCCTTCATAAGGTCGTGTTCTCCCGCAACCATGTGAGCTCTCGCAACGGCTTCATAGCCAAAGGCAAGATCGAAACCACTTATCGCATTTTCGGTGCAATATTTGAGTGAAAGCTCTCCGTGGTATAAAGACGACTCTGACATGTTTAGCAAAGAGTAAACTCTGGACACTTGCCACTCACCCCTCGCAAATTCAATCGGGGTACCCACCACACCCCAGTGAAAGCGCGATGCGTGAGCGGTGTGTATCATAAGAAGGTCATCTTCTGCAGTTCTGTCTTTCTTGTCTATGAGGTCCCATGTAAGGTTGAAGTTCTCTATCGCCTGCTTTTTGTGCCATTCGTGCTCAGTAAACTTTTCAGAATCCATTGAAAACCATCCTTTCCGGGATAGTATTGCTTTATCCCACACATCAATCCTATCACTGACAAAAAGGAGAGCAATTAGCTGCGGCGACTCAAGAAGAACGCATAGTGCTCAAAGACTAATTTTGAAAGATGATCTTTCAGCGAGTTGAAAGACCTTAGTACAAAACAAGTAAACAGTAAGTGTGATTCGAATTGCTCCAATATTCCAACACCACAGAATCTTCAATTCTGGCCTGAGAATAAAGAGTTTGTCCTTCACAAAGATATTGCCTTTCAAAACGCTAACTCAATCCAGCGCTCATCAAAGAGGTTCCGCACTCAATCAAAAATACAATTCTTCAAACCTTAATCAAGATCCACCCATTGAGAATAACTGATCAAGAGCATCGACGATTCTCTCCGCCTTGTCCACAACTAGCAGCTGTATCCCGGTTTCCTCAGAGAGCACGGTGAAATATTCACTTGGCCCTTCCGGTGACACAAGGATTATGTAGTCGGCTTTAGGCATAAGCAAGTCGAAGGAATGTCTTGGATCGTTATCTGGCGAAGTGAAGCCTCC
This Mesotoga infera DNA region includes the following protein-coding sequences:
- a CDS encoding bifunctional 2',3'-cyclic-nucleotide 2'-phosphodiesterase/3'-nucleotidase — its product is ITSYDAQENAAYYLAQIEGIDAMILGHQHSHFPGDFADIEGIDNDKGLIFGVPTVLPGSWGSHLGVISLDLAYDWNTGEWEVLDGSAALVPVDADVETHPLLAELVGPKHEATIEYVRTPIGWTDTEITSYFSRIMDNPVTQIINEAQIWWAEREFAGSEYEWLPILSAAAPFIAGRQGPSYFTHVQGDISIGSITDIYIYPNTVYVAKLNGEQIKDWLEAAASNFNQIDPSSAEPQHIVNYDFREYNFDVIEGIEYVYDITKPVGQRLVSAVFEGNPLDASMEFIVVTNNYRGSGGGNFPHVADNVILATTEINREAIIKYIQYIGEVDPAPTNNWKILPVETAGPLLYRSSPDGQGYVERNAIRGIELLEVDEAGWGVYEVDLVELSEYLEEAALQEVN
- a CDS encoding transcriptional regulator, RpiR family protein gives rise to the protein ERLDSENAPGALIIAPGAMVEGDLYTVCGVEEIDVGQEISRIEDLISIAKKRGVPVVAIHIEGGFTSPDNDPRHSFDLLMPKADYIILVSPEGPSEYFTVLSEETGIQLLVVDKAERIVDALDQLFSMGGS